Proteins from one Caulobacter sp. 73W genomic window:
- a CDS encoding ribonucleoside-diphosphate reductase subunit alpha yields the protein MMASEAAKQQANTSARAAPMRPAERPHLHVVSKVEVDRSRDALLTDFGKTTLEDRYLLPGESYQDMFARVATAFSDDAEHAQRIYDYISKLWFMPATPVLSNGGADRGLPISCFLNSVSDSLDGIVGVWNENVWLAANGGGIGTYWGSVRSIGEKVKGQGQTSGIIPFIRVMDSLTLAISQGSLRRGSAAVYLDIHHPEIEEFLEIRKPSGDFNRKSLNLHHGISITDAFMEAVRDGAKFGLQSPKTGEVVREVDARDLWQKILDLRMQTGEPYLIFSDTVNRAMPQHQKDLGLSVRQSNLCSEIMLHTGADHLGNDRTAVCCLSSVNAETFLEWRDEPRFIEDVMRFLDNVLEDFILRAPSPAAAAVYAAQRERSVGLGLMGFHSFLQAQNVPFESALAKSWNMRLFKHLRREADKASKLLAEEKGPCLDAAERGVMERFSHKLAIAPTASISIICGGTSAGIEPIPANIYTHKTLSGSFAVKNPYLERLLDEKGQNTEAVWGSILEQEGSVQHLDFLTQDEKDVFKTAFELDQRWVVELAADRTPEICQSQSVNIFLPGDVDKWDLHMLHWQAWERGVKSLYYLRSKSVQRAAYAGADGAEAAAPAEGMSTPRTDYEECLACQ from the coding sequence ATGATGGCGAGTGAAGCGGCGAAGCAGCAGGCAAACACCAGCGCCCGGGCGGCGCCGATGCGCCCCGCGGAGCGTCCGCACCTGCATGTCGTCAGCAAGGTCGAGGTCGACCGTTCGCGCGACGCGCTTCTGACCGACTTCGGCAAGACCACCCTGGAGGACCGCTACCTCCTGCCGGGCGAGTCCTACCAGGACATGTTCGCCCGCGTGGCGACCGCCTTCTCCGACGACGCTGAACACGCCCAACGCATTTACGACTATATCTCCAAGCTGTGGTTCATGCCGGCGACCCCGGTGCTGTCCAACGGCGGCGCCGACCGCGGCCTGCCGATCAGCTGCTTCCTGAACTCGGTGTCCGACAGCCTCGACGGCATCGTCGGCGTCTGGAACGAGAACGTCTGGCTGGCGGCCAACGGCGGCGGCATCGGCACCTACTGGGGCAGCGTCCGCTCCATCGGCGAAAAGGTGAAGGGCCAGGGCCAGACCAGCGGCATCATTCCGTTCATCCGCGTGATGGATAGCCTGACGCTGGCCATCAGCCAGGGCAGCCTGCGCCGGGGTTCGGCGGCGGTGTACCTGGACATCCACCACCCGGAGATCGAGGAGTTCCTCGAAATCCGCAAGCCGTCGGGCGACTTCAACCGCAAGTCCCTGAACCTGCACCACGGCATCTCGATCACCGACGCCTTCATGGAAGCCGTCCGCGACGGCGCCAAGTTCGGCTTGCAATCGCCCAAGACCGGCGAAGTGGTCCGTGAAGTGGACGCCCGCGACCTGTGGCAGAAGATCCTCGACCTGCGCATGCAGACGGGCGAGCCCTACCTGATCTTCTCCGACACCGTGAACCGCGCCATGCCGCAGCACCAGAAGGACCTGGGTCTGTCGGTGCGCCAGTCGAACCTGTGCAGCGAGATCATGCTGCACACCGGCGCCGACCACCTGGGCAACGACCGCACGGCGGTGTGCTGCCTGTCGTCGGTGAACGCCGAGACCTTCCTGGAATGGCGCGACGAGCCGCGCTTCATCGAGGACGTGATGCGCTTCCTCGACAACGTGCTGGAGGACTTCATCCTCCGCGCGCCGTCGCCGGCCGCCGCCGCCGTCTACGCCGCCCAGCGCGAGCGTTCGGTGGGCCTGGGCCTGATGGGCTTCCACTCGTTCCTGCAGGCTCAGAACGTTCCGTTCGAAAGCGCCCTGGCCAAGAGCTGGAACATGCGTCTGTTCAAGCACCTGCGCCGCGAGGCCGACAAGGCCTCCAAGCTGCTGGCCGAGGAGAAGGGGCCGTGCCTGGACGCGGCCGAGCGCGGCGTGATGGAGCGCTTCTCGCACAAGCTGGCCATCGCCCCGACCGCTTCGATCTCGATCATCTGCGGCGGCACGTCGGCGGGCATCGAGCCGATCCCGGCCAATATCTACACCCACAAGACCCTGTCGGGCTCGTTCGCGGTGAAGAACCCCTATCTGGAGCGCCTGCTCGACGAGAAGGGCCAGAACACCGAAGCCGTCTGGGGTTCGATCCTCGAACAGGAAGGCTCGGTCCAGCACCTCGACTTCCTGACCCAGGACGAGAAGGACGTCTTCAAGACCGCCTTCGAACTGGATCAGCGCTGGGTGGTCGAACTGGCCGCCGACCGCACCCCGGAAATCTGCCAGTCGCAGTCGGTGAACATCTTCCTGCCGGGCGACGTGGATAAGTGGGACCTGCACATGCTGCACTGGCAGGCGTGGGAGCGCGGCGTGAAGTCGCTCTACTACCTGCGCTCCAAGTCGGTTCAGCGCGCGGCCTATGCCGGCGCTGACGGCGCCGAGGCCGCCGCGCCCGCCGAGGGCATGAGCACCCCGCGCACCGACTACGAAGAGTGCCTGGCCTGCCAATAA